AATTGGTGTTTGCCTATGGTTTTTGTGGTTTGCTAAGTATGAGTAAAATGTTTGTGGGAGAAAGATAAGATTCTTTCTGTTGAAAGAAGGGGAATTTTCCTTTAGGGAGCATTGGGAAGCAAAATGGATTTAACATTGTTTTGTCATTGGAAAGGTCTATACGGTATAATAGGATAGATGATGCAAAAAGGAGGGCGTTTCGTGAGTTATCAGGCGTTATATCGTGTTTTTCGGCCGCAGCAGTTTCGTGATGTAGTCGGTCAGGAACATGTCACGAAAACATTGCAAAATGCCCTTTTACAAAATAAATTTTCACATGCTTATTTATTTTCTGGCCCTCGCGGAACAGGTAAAACAAGTGCAGCGAAAATATTTGCGAAAGCTGTGAACTGTGAGAAAGCACCTGTTGCTGAACCGTGTAATGAGTGCGCAGCCTGTAGAGGGATCACAAATGGATCCATTTCAGATGTCATTGAAATTGACGCAGCATCCAATAATGGTGTAGATGAAATACGAGACATTCGTGATAAAGTAAAATATGCACCTTCCTCAGTAGCATACAAAGTTTATATTATAGACGAAGTTCATATGTTATCTATTGGTGCCTTCAATGCTTTATTAAAAACATTAGAAGAACCGCCAAAACATGTGATCTTCATTTTGGCAACTACAGAGCCTCATAAAATACCACTTACAATCATTTCAAGATGTCAACGTTTTGATTTCCGGAGAATTTCTGTTCAATCAATTGTTGGCCGTTTGAAAGAAATAGTGGATCATGAGCAAGTGTCTGTTGATGAAGAAGCTTTACATGTAATTGCAAGTGCAGCAGATGGTGGAATGCGTGATGCTCTTAGTTTGCTAGATCAAGCTATTTCGTTCAGTGATGAACGCGTTTCATTAGATGATGTTTTATTAATAACAGGGTCTGTATCACAACAATTTATTGCAAATCTTGTCCAATCTATTCATCAAAAAAATGTGTCTTCTGCTTTAAAAGCATTAGACGAGTTAATGAAACACGGTAAAGATCCACTGAAGTTTATAGAAGATTTGATTTATTATTATAGAGATCTATTGCTTTATCAAACAGCTCCTAATTTAGAAGAGGTGTTGGAGCGAGTATCAGTAGATGAAGCGTTTATTACATTATCAAAAGAAATTTCCTCTGATCAGATTTACTCGGCGATTGATGTTTTAAATAAAAGTCAACAGGAGATGAAGTGGACGAATCACCCAAGAATTTTTTTAGAAGTAGCAATTGTAAAGCTCTGCCAAGAGGAACCGAAGCTTTATAGTCAAGGGAAAGAGTATCAGCAACTTCTGCAACGTGTTCAAGAGCTTGAGCAAGAGATTGTTTCTCTAAAGCAAGGCGACCTTCAAGATCACTCAAAGACAGAACCAAAACTGCAGCCACAACGCAATATAAAAAGTGGCTACAAAACTCCTGTCAGCCGAATCCATGAAATTTTAAAACAAGCGACACGTAGAGATTTAGAATTAGTAAAAGGTTCTTGGGGTGATTTATTAGAAACATTAAAGCAACAAAATAAAGTATCACATGCTGCATTATTAAATGATAGTGAACCAGTAGCTGCTTCGGAACAAGCTTTTGTGTTAAAATTTAAATATGAGATTCATTGTAAGATGGTCGCTGAAAATAAAAACAATGTTCAGTCGAATATACAATCAATTTTACATGGATTGCTCGGGCGGCACTTGGAAATGATCGGCGTTCCAGAGCAGGAATGGAGTAAAATAAGAGAAGAATTTATCCGCAAGCAGCATAGTGATGAAACAGAACAAGTGGATGAAGACCCTCTTATTAGAGAGGCGAAAAAGTTAGTTGGTACAGAGCTTATTGAAATAAAAGAATAAAAGTTGGAGGAGATCAAATATGATGCGTGGCGGAATGGGAAATATGCAAAAAATGATGAAACAAATGCAAAAAATGCAAAAAGAAATGCAAAAGGCACAAGAAGAACTTGCTGAGAAAACGGTAGAGGGTTCAGCAGGTGGTGGAATGGTGACAGTTATTGCAAATGGTCATAAAGAAATTTTGGAAGTCAACATTAATGAAGAAGTGGTGG
This genomic interval from Bacillus alveayuensis contains the following:
- a CDS encoding DNA polymerase-3 subunit gamma/tau (product_source=KO:K02343; cath_funfam=1.10.8.60,3.40.50.300; cog=COG2812; ko=KO:K02343; pfam=PF12169,PF13177; smart=SM00382,SM00668; superfamily=48019,52540; tigrfam=TIGR02397), whose protein sequence is MSYQALYRVFRPQQFRDVVGQEHVTKTLQNALLQNKFSHAYLFSGPRGTGKTSAAKIFAKAVNCEKAPVAEPCNECAACRGITNGSISDVIEIDAASNNGVDEIRDIRDKVKYAPSSVAYKVYIIDEVHMLSIGAFNALLKTLEEPPKHVIFILATTEPHKIPLTIISRCQRFDFRRISVQSIVGRLKEIVDHEQVSVDEEALHVIASAADGGMRDALSLLDQAISFSDERVSLDDVLLITGSVSQQFIANLVQSIHQKNVSSALKALDELMKHGKDPLKFIEDLIYYYRDLLLYQTAPNLEEVLERVSVDEAFITLSKEISSDQIYSAIDVLNKSQQEMKWTNHPRIFLEVAIVKLCQEEPKLYSQGKEYQQLLQRVQELEQEIVSLKQGDLQDHSKTEPKLQPQRNIKSGYKTPVSRIHEILKQATRRDLELVKGSWGDLLETLKQQNKVSHAALLNDSEPVAASEQAFVLKFKYEIHCKMVAENKNNVQSNIQSILHGLLGRHLEMIGVPEQEWSKIREEFIRKQHSDETEQVDEDPLIREAKKLVGTELIEIKE
- a CDS encoding DNA-binding YbaB/EbfC family protein (product_source=TIGR00103; cath_funfam=3.30.1310.10; cog=COG0718; ko=KO:K09747; pfam=PF02575; superfamily=82607; tigrfam=TIGR00103) is translated as MMRGGMGNMQKMMKQMQKMQKEMQKAQEELAEKTVEGSAGGGMVTVIANGHKEILEVNINEEVVDPEDIEMLQDLVLAATNDALKKVDDLTNETMGKFTKGMNLPGLF